The following proteins are co-located in the Triticum aestivum cultivar Chinese Spring chromosome 1A, IWGSC CS RefSeq v2.1, whole genome shotgun sequence genome:
- the LOC123063761 gene encoding reticulon-like protein B1: MAERKEESVMDKITEKFHGGSSSSSSSDDEGRSGSSSSVKAKIYRLFGREKPVHSVLGGGKPADLFLWRNKKISGGVLAGATAIWLLFEVLEYHLLTLLCHGFILTLGILFLWSNASAFVNKCPPNIPEVKIPEDLAVNVARSLRYEINRGFASLRAIGQGRDLKKFLIVVAGLWILSFLGSCCNFLTLFYIVFMVLYTVPVLYEKYEDKIDAFGEKAMVELKKYYAIFDEKCLSKIPKGPSKDKKQH, encoded by the exons ATGGCGGAGCGCAAGGAGGAGTCGGTGATGGACAAGATCACGGAGAAGTTCCacggggggtcctcctcctcgtcgtcgtccgacGACGAGGGGAGGTCGGGGTCCTCGTCGTCCGTCAAGGCCAAGATCTACCGCCTCTTCGGCCGCGAGAAGCCCGTCCACTCCGTCCTCGGCGGCGGCAAGC CTGCCGACCTCTTCCTGTGGAGGAACAAGAAGATCTCTGGCGGGGTGCTCGCCGGCGCCACCGCCATCTGGCTGCTGTTTGAGGTCCTGGAGTACCACCTCCTCACCCTCCTCTGCCACGGCTTCATCCTCACCCTGGGCATCCTCTTCCTCTGGTCCAACGCCTCTGCCTTCGTCAACAA GTGCCCTCCCAACATTCCAGAGGTGAAGATCCCTGAGGACCTGGCTGTCAATGTTGCCCGCTCGCTGCGATACGAGATCAACAGGGGCTTTGCTAGCCTGAGGGCGATTGGTCAAGGCCGTGACCTGAAGAAATTCTTGATT GTGGTTGCAGGCCTGTGGATCCTCTCTTTTCTTGGCAGCTGCTGCAATTTCCTGACCTTGTTCTACATAG TCTTCATGGTGCTTTACACCGTGCCTGTTCTGTACGAGAAGTATGAGGACAAGATCGATGCTTTTGGAGAGAAGGCCATGGTTGAGCTGAAGAAGTACTACGCCATCTTCGATGAGAAGTGCCTGTCCAAGATTCCCAAGGGCCCGTCCAAGGATAAGAAGCAGCATTAG